From Flavobacterium arcticum, the proteins below share one genomic window:
- a CDS encoding ABC transporter ATP-binding protein produces MKPILEVNNVVKQYGNYTALNNVSLQVPKGSIYGLLGPNGAGKTSLIRIINQITMPDSGEILLDGEKLNPNHIGHIGYMPEERGLYKSMKVGEQALYLAQLKGLSKAEAKKQLEYWFDKLEIKGWWNKKIQELSKGMAQKIQFVVTVLHQPKLLIFDEPFSGFDPVNANLIKDEILELRDKGATIIFSTHRMESVEELCDDIALIHQSNKLIEGKLHDVKRQYRSNTFEVGIAPHNFQGLLADISTKYTTKKADFKTLDDELKLEVSLPQGGTSRDLLNYLMQQGNITHFVEKIPSVNDIFIQTVSQK; encoded by the coding sequence ATGAAACCAATTTTAGAAGTAAACAATGTTGTAAAGCAGTATGGCAATTATACAGCGCTTAACAATGTTTCGCTGCAAGTTCCCAAAGGCAGTATATATGGATTGCTTGGTCCTAACGGAGCAGGTAAAACCTCACTTATACGGATTATAAACCAGATAACAATGCCAGATAGTGGTGAGATATTACTAGATGGCGAAAAACTAAACCCAAACCATATAGGTCACATAGGGTATATGCCCGAAGAACGAGGGCTGTATAAGAGTATGAAGGTGGGCGAGCAGGCACTATACTTAGCGCAACTTAAAGGCTTGTCTAAAGCTGAGGCAAAAAAGCAATTGGAGTACTGGTTTGATAAACTGGAGATAAAAGGTTGGTGGAATAAAAAAATACAGGAACTCTCTAAAGGTATGGCGCAAAAAATACAGTTTGTAGTAACAGTATTGCATCAACCTAAGTTATTAATATTTGACGAACCTTTTAGTGGTTTTGATCCTGTTAATGCCAATCTTATTAAGGATGAAATACTAGAGTTGCGAGATAAAGGAGCTACAATTATTTTTTCTACCCACAGGATGGAAAGTGTAGAGGAACTTTGCGATGATATTGCGTTAATACATCAATCGAACAAACTTATTGAAGGTAAGCTACACGATGTAAAAAGACAATACAGAAGCAACACCTTTGAAGTGGGTATTGCACCACATAATTTTCAAGGACTATTGGCTGATATCAGTACTAAATACACTACAAAAAAAGCCGACTTTAAAACACTTGATGATGAACTTAAACTTGAGGTGTCGTTACCACAAGGCGGTACATCGCGCGATTTACTTAACTATCTTATGCAACAGGGTAACATAACTCATTTTGTAGAGAAAATACCGAGTGTAAACGATATATTTATTCAAACCGTAAGCCAGAAATAG
- a CDS encoding GIN domain-containing protein — MKTMLFMAVLAFTGVSASAQNEETRNVKNFTNIEVQNGIEVIFTHSDTELVSVTSSEKDNLNYVVTKCKGKVLKVYINEEAENATSKVSEKIIVYISDNNTSAITASSGAVVKVSNQINVPQLTVILKTGATFSGKINTTEKCTIKAYSGSGFKGSIITGKLKTDITEGAYVQLNGHAEKASVFCSGGTLAADKFNCDNVEIWARRMSAIAINVEDSIKIDTDKTSAVTYFGHPDEIYFGDDTFALRKN, encoded by the coding sequence ATGAAAACAATGTTATTTATGGCTGTATTAGCCTTTACAGGAGTAAGTGCATCAGCCCAAAATGAAGAAACAAGAAACGTGAAAAACTTTACTAACATCGAGGTTCAAAATGGTATCGAGGTAATTTTTACCCACAGCGATACAGAGTTGGTAAGTGTAACTTCTTCAGAGAAAGACAACTTAAATTATGTAGTTACAAAATGTAAAGGAAAGGTGCTTAAAGTTTACATTAATGAAGAGGCAGAGAATGCAACATCTAAAGTTTCAGAAAAAATAATAGTCTATATTTCTGACAATAACACCTCGGCTATAACAGCTTCATCTGGTGCTGTAGTAAAGGTTTCAAACCAAATTAATGTTCCCCAGCTTACGGTAATACTAAAAACAGGAGCTACATTTTCTGGAAAAATAAATACTACCGAAAAATGTACTATTAAAGCATATTCGGGCTCAGGATTTAAGGGTAGTATTATAACAGGTAAACTTAAAACAGATATTACAGAGGGTGCTTATGTACAGTTAAATGGGCATGCCGAAAAAGCATCAGTATTTTGTAGTGGTGGTACACTAGCAGCAGATAAATTTAATTGCGATAATGTAGAGATATGGGCAAGACGAATGTCGGCTATAGCTATAAATGTAGAAGACAGTATTAAAATAGATACAGATAAAACATCTGCAGTTACTTATTTTGGACATCCTGATGAAATATACTTTGGAGATGATACCTTTGCTTTAAGAAAAAACTAA
- a CDS encoding GIN domain-containing protein, with protein sequence MKNVFIVLLAILCSTATLAQKKERIKGSKTVTVTQKEVGAFDNLEIEDNFEVFLVKGDVEALEVDADDNLHEIVAAEMYGSTLRITTTKNVTNSKKLSVRITYTEKLTNITAKHEVVLNALTSLELDNITVKNLDYSKSYLNVKSKNFSLIMDDKTKAEVNIQADSTAIILSKNADLKALVVTKDAKIDLYQKAAADIEGDATKAKIRLDNNAELDSKKFTIKSLDILAEGYSNCNVLATETISISASGKTEIQLYGTPKIEIKSFTENATLYKKD encoded by the coding sequence ATGAAGAATGTATTTATAGTACTACTCGCAATACTTTGTTCTACAGCAACACTCGCGCAGAAAAAAGAAAGAATAAAAGGCTCTAAAACCGTAACAGTTACCCAGAAAGAAGTAGGTGCGTTTGACAACCTAGAGATAGAAGATAATTTTGAAGTTTTTTTAGTAAAAGGTGATGTAGAAGCACTAGAAGTAGATGCTGATGATAACTTGCATGAAATAGTTGCTGCTGAAATGTATGGTAGCACATTAAGAATAACAACTACTAAAAATGTAACTAACTCTAAAAAACTAAGCGTAAGGATTACTTATACTGAGAAGCTAACAAATATTACCGCCAAACATGAGGTAGTACTTAATGCACTTACAAGCCTAGAACTTGATAATATTACTGTAAAAAATTTAGACTACTCAAAATCGTACCTCAACGTAAAATCTAAAAACTTTAGTTTAATAATGGATGATAAAACCAAAGCTGAAGTAAACATACAAGCAGATAGTACTGCTATTATACTTAGTAAAAATGCCGACTTAAAAGCACTAGTAGTTACAAAAGATGCTAAAATAGATTTATACCAAAAAGCTGCTGCTGATATAGAAGGTGATGCTACAAAAGCAAAAATACGTCTTGATAATAACGCTGAGTTAGATAGTAAAAAATTCACAATAAAATCGCTAGATATTTTAGCAGAAGGATACAGTAATTGTAATGTACTGGCAACTGAAACTATAAGTATCTCGGCAAGTGGAAAAACAGAAATTCAGCTATACGGAACACCGAAAATAGAAATAAAGTCTTTTACCGAAAATGCAACCTTATATAAAAAAGACTAA
- a CDS encoding PspC domain-containing protein gives MNKTVSINLGGLFFHIDENAYQKLNHYFDAIRSSLLPDGKDEIMNDIESRIAELLIEKLKNDKQVVGMREVEEVIEVMGQPEDYRLDDDGTTEKAEKDNDYYVPPGYSSKRTRKFFRDGEKSIISGVCAGIAHYFRIDPLWVRIIFILSLFISFGTSVIIYIILSILIPKAITTTEKLEMTGDPINISNIERKVREEFDALGKKIKNVDYDKLGANAKSGAENLGNGFEKVLMGIFKGFSKLIGALITIFSALSLVGLVIAFFTMLFTSSMQTSLFYPYADGVNYTDLPIWLAGLFGLLAVGIPLFCLLLLGLKILIENLRSIGSLAKYTLLALWITSIAGIVYISISVGNEISHEGKTFVREDINITKNDTLNLKFKYNNYFDKSWHSGDGFRITQDIEGNDIIYSNDVRLYVMKTDEAEPYLQVEKISLGKSISEARKRAEFINYNFQIEGNNLVLDNYLTTETSQKYRNQSIEIFLYLPEGIHFKPDSSVKHYDATRNSFFDLWYDSENIYRMDKNKVECITCNENEEETEEIKETERVKIEVHGQLEIPKQIEEAIRIERTEKREKPEKPEKPEKREKPEKFNL, from the coding sequence ATGAACAAAACAGTAAGTATAAATTTAGGAGGTCTTTTCTTTCATATAGATGAGAATGCCTATCAAAAATTAAATCACTATTTTGATGCTATAAGAAGCTCTCTATTACCTGATGGTAAAGATGAGATAATGAATGACATCGAAAGCAGGATTGCAGAGCTTTTAATAGAGAAGCTTAAAAATGATAAGCAAGTAGTGGGTATGCGTGAAGTAGAAGAAGTTATCGAAGTAATGGGGCAACCTGAAGATTACAGGTTAGATGATGACGGTACTACAGAAAAAGCTGAAAAAGATAATGACTATTATGTGCCTCCAGGATATAGTTCAAAGCGTACTCGAAAATTTTTTAGAGATGGCGAAAAGTCTATAATTAGCGGTGTTTGTGCTGGTATTGCTCATTATTTTAGAATCGACCCATTATGGGTTAGAATTATTTTCATCCTATCGTTATTTATATCATTTGGTACTAGTGTTATTATTTATATAATACTATCTATACTAATACCTAAGGCAATAACTACTACTGAAAAGCTTGAAATGACAGGCGACCCTATAAACATATCGAACATTGAACGTAAGGTGCGTGAGGAATTTGATGCATTAGGCAAAAAAATAAAAAATGTAGATTATGACAAATTAGGTGCTAATGCAAAATCAGGAGCAGAAAATTTGGGAAACGGTTTCGAAAAAGTTTTGATGGGTATTTTTAAAGGCTTCTCTAAACTAATAGGTGCATTAATTACTATATTCTCTGCTTTATCATTAGTAGGTCTTGTTATAGCATTTTTTACTATGCTATTTACCTCTTCTATGCAAACATCATTATTTTACCCGTATGCTGATGGAGTTAATTATACCGATTTACCTATATGGTTAGCAGGTTTGTTTGGTCTTTTAGCCGTAGGAATACCATTGTTCTGCTTATTATTACTTGGTCTTAAAATTTTGATAGAAAATCTAAGATCTATAGGAAGCTTAGCAAAATATACTTTACTAGCACTATGGATTACTTCTATAGCGGGTATTGTTTACATAAGTATATCTGTAGGAAATGAAATTAGCCATGAAGGCAAAACCTTTGTTAGAGAAGATATAAATATTACTAAAAACGATACTCTTAATTTAAAATTTAAGTATAATAATTACTTTGATAAGTCATGGCATAGTGGAGATGGCTTCCGTATTACCCAAGACATAGAAGGTAATGACATTATATACTCTAACGATGTTAGACTGTATGTAATGAAAACAGATGAAGCAGAACCTTACCTACAAGTAGAAAAAATATCATTAGGCAAGTCTATATCTGAAGCAAGAAAAAGAGCCGAATTTATAAACTATAATTTTCAGATAGAAGGTAATAATCTAGTTCTTGATAATTACCTTACTACAGAGACTAGCCAAAAATATAGAAATCAAAGTATTGAGATTTTTCTTTACCTACCAGAAGGTATTCACTTTAAACCAGACAGTAGTGTAAAACATTATGATGCTACAAGAAACTCATTCTTTGACCTTTGGTATGACTCTGAAAACATTTATCGTATGGATAAAAACAAGGTAGAATGTATTACTTGTAATGAGAATGAAGAAGAAACAGAAGAAATAAAAGAAACAGAAAGAGTAAAAATAGAAGTACATGGTCAATTAGAAATACCTAAACAAATAGAAGAGGCTATAAGAATAGAACGTACTGAAAAACGAGAGAAGCCTGAAAAGCCTGAAAAGCCAGAGAAACGTGAAAAGCCTGAAAAATTTAACTTATAG
- a CDS encoding head GIN domain-containing protein yields MIKIIVHVAKIIITLITSLLLSSCIFSDKSGNSGVFYEKVKGTGNVVTQDRDITQNFTYIAASNDLEVIIEQSNQTSVAVESDENLQEHIKTEVKDNELKIYTDASITNASIKKIIVRMPIIKGISSSSSASITTNMTLKAETLNLSSSSGSSINITIDTKNVTCEASSGSEIVVSGNTNQLTTDTSSGSSLNAKELTAENVIAEASSGSSTSVNPQESLDAEASSGGSIKYINTPKRLDRDTSSGGSVYKG; encoded by the coding sequence ATGATAAAAATTATAGTTCATGTAGCCAAAATAATAATTACCTTAATAACCTCTCTACTATTAAGCTCATGTATATTTAGTGATAAAAGTGGTAATAGCGGCGTTTTTTATGAGAAAGTTAAAGGTACTGGTAATGTAGTAACGCAAGACCGCGATATTACCCAAAATTTCACTTACATAGCTGCTAGCAATGATCTTGAGGTAATAATAGAACAAAGTAATCAAACAAGTGTAGCTGTAGAAAGTGATGAAAATTTACAAGAGCATATAAAAACAGAAGTAAAAGACAATGAATTAAAAATTTATACCGATGCTAGTATAACTAATGCCAGTATAAAAAAAATAATAGTGCGTATGCCCATAATAAAAGGTATATCCTCTTCTAGTAGTGCGTCAATAACAACTAATATGACTCTAAAAGCAGAGACACTTAATCTTTCTTCTAGTAGTGGTAGTAGCATAAATATTACTATAGATACTAAAAATGTTACTTGTGAAGCTAGTAGTGGCAGCGAAATTGTGGTGTCTGGTAACACCAACCAGCTTACAACAGATACATCTAGCGGAAGCTCATTAAATGCAAAAGAGCTTACTGCTGAAAATGTTATAGCAGAAGCGTCTAGCGGCAGTAGTACAAGTGTTAATCCGCAAGAAAGTCTTGACGCAGAAGCCTCGAGTGGAGGTAGTATTAAATATATAAATACTCCCAAACGTCTTGATAGAGATACATCCTCTGGAGGGAGTGTTTATAAAGGCTAA
- the trxB gene encoding thioredoxin-disulfide reductase, whose protein sequence is MSDTTIEKIKCLIIGSGPAGYTAAIYAARADMKPVMYTGMEPGGQLTTTTEVDNFPGYPEGIDGPTMMLHLQQQAERFGTQVRIGMATKVEFSKEVGGWHKVIIDNNKEVHAHTVIIATGATAKYLGLPSEQRLRGGGVSACAVCDGFFYKGQDVAIVGAGDTAAEEATYLANICKSVTMLVRKDYMRASKAMQHRVENTPNLTVLYNSEVDEVLGEQVVEGLRVVNNQTNEKSEIAITGLFIAIGHKPNTDIFKGQLDMDETGYLFTTGKTTKTNIPGVFACGDVQDKDYRQAITAAGSGCMSALDAERYLTTLGDH, encoded by the coding sequence ATGTCTGATACAACTATAGAAAAAATTAAATGCCTTATTATAGGCTCTGGTCCTGCTGGTTATACAGCAGCAATATATGCTGCTAGAGCAGATATGAAACCTGTAATGTATACAGGAATGGAGCCTGGAGGACAACTGACTACTACAACCGAAGTTGATAACTTTCCTGGATACCCTGAAGGTATTGATGGTCCTACAATGATGTTGCATTTACAGCAACAAGCAGAACGTTTTGGTACACAAGTGCGCATTGGTATGGCTACCAAGGTTGAGTTTAGTAAAGAAGTAGGTGGGTGGCATAAGGTTATTATAGATAATAATAAAGAAGTACATGCCCATACAGTAATAATTGCAACAGGTGCAACAGCCAAATATCTTGGTTTACCAAGTGAGCAACGCCTTAGAGGTGGTGGTGTTTCGGCATGTGCTGTTTGTGATGGTTTCTTTTACAAAGGGCAAGATGTAGCTATAGTAGGGGCAGGAGATACTGCTGCCGAAGAAGCAACATATTTGGCTAACATTTGTAAAAGTGTTACTATGCTAGTACGTAAAGATTATATGAGAGCATCTAAAGCAATGCAACACCGTGTAGAAAACACACCAAACCTTACGGTACTTTATAACAGTGAGGTTGATGAAGTACTTGGCGAGCAAGTGGTAGAAGGACTTAGAGTTGTAAATAATCAGACCAATGAAAAATCAGAGATTGCTATAACAGGATTATTTATTGCGATAGGGCATAAGCCTAATACCGATATCTTTAAAGGGCAACTAGATATGGATGAAACAGGGTATTTATTTACAACAGGAAAAACAACCAAAACTAATATACCAGGTGTTTTTGCATGTGGTGATGTTCAAGATAAAGATTACAGACAAGCTATTACAGCAGCAGGATCAGGCTGTATGTCTGCACTTGATGCAGAGCGTTATTTAACAACGCTTGGCGATCATTAA
- a CDS encoding DUF4870 domain-containing protein: MVTTADKNAATLMQISALSQYFIPFGNLIFPTLLWSLEKKESEFIDESGKQAINFQLSLLLYFMLLLIISIPAIVYSVLDGVSLTLGSEKDWVIEQFTAGKITSIVAIAVVTVLLFAALKVMEFFLIVYAAVKNSNGEVYNFPLTIKFIK; the protein is encoded by the coding sequence ATGGTAACAACAGCAGATAAGAACGCAGCAACATTAATGCAAATCAGTGCATTATCGCAATATTTTATTCCATTTGGCAACTTGATTTTCCCTACTTTATTATGGAGTTTAGAAAAGAAAGAGTCTGAATTTATAGATGAGAGTGGAAAACAAGCTATAAATTTTCAGTTGAGCCTACTACTTTATTTTATGCTATTATTAATAATCTCTATACCTGCTATAGTATATAGTGTTCTTGATGGTGTAAGCTTAACGCTGGGAAGTGAAAAAGACTGGGTCATAGAACAGTTTACAGCAGGAAAAATAACAAGTATAGTAGCAATAGCTGTAGTAACAGTACTACTTTTTGCAGCATTAAAAGTAATGGAGTTCTTTCTTATAGTATATGCAGCCGTAAAAAACAGTAATGGAGAAGTATATAATTTTCCTTTAACTATAAAATTTATAAAATAA
- a CDS encoding PadR family transcriptional regulator, whose protein sequence is MNIENTKAQMRKGVLEFCILSVLKEKDAYTSEILDTLKNAKLLVVEGTVYPLLTRLKNDGLLSYRWEESTSGPPRKYYGLTDEGKEFLKELSITWTELSDAVNIITIQKA, encoded by the coding sequence ATGAATATTGAGAACACAAAGGCACAGATGCGTAAAGGGGTTTTAGAGTTTTGCATCCTCTCGGTACTTAAAGAGAAGGACGCTTATACATCAGAAATATTAGATACCCTTAAAAACGCTAAACTGCTTGTAGTAGAAGGTACCGTTTACCCACTACTAACAAGATTGAAAAACGACGGATTACTCAGTTATCGCTGGGAAGAATCGACATCAGGACCACCAAGAAAATATTATGGACTTACTGATGAAGGAAAAGAATTTTTAAAAGAATTGAGTATAACCTGGACGGAGCTTTCCGATGCAGTAAATATCATAACTATCCAAAAAGCATAG
- the dnaJ gene encoding molecular chaperone DnaJ: MKKDFYEILGIDKSATPEQVKKAYRKKAIEYHPDKNPGDKEAEEKFKLAAEAYEVLSDSDKKARYDQYGHAAFENGGGGGGFHGGGMNMDDIFSQFGDIFGSAFGGGGGFGGFGGGGGQRRMKGSNLRIKVKLTLEEVANGVEKKVKVKRKVQAQGVNYKTCSTCNGSGQVMKITNTILGRMQTASTCHVCGGTGQIIESKPPQADAQGMILQDDAVSIKIPAGVTDGMQLKVSGKGNDAPGGNSIPGDLIVAIEEVEHDSLKREGENLHLDLYISFAEAVLGTSKEIETVGGKVRIKLEDGIQSGKILRLKGKGIPSINSYGSGDLLVHVNVWTPKALNKEQRQFFEKSLTDENFIPHPEKSDKSFFEKVKDMFS; encoded by the coding sequence ATGAAGAAAGATTTTTACGAAATATTAGGTATAGATAAAAGTGCAACCCCTGAGCAGGTGAAAAAAGCCTACAGGAAAAAAGCAATTGAGTATCACCCTGATAAAAACCCAGGAGATAAAGAAGCAGAAGAGAAATTTAAGCTGGCAGCAGAGGCTTATGAAGTACTGAGCGACTCTGACAAAAAAGCACGTTATGATCAGTATGGTCATGCAGCTTTCGAAAATGGCGGTGGAGGCGGAGGTTTCCATGGAGGTGGTATGAATATGGATGATATATTCAGCCAGTTTGGCGATATATTCGGAAGCGCTTTTGGTGGCGGAGGCGGATTCGGAGGCTTTGGCGGCGGAGGTGGTCAACGCAGGATGAAGGGAAGCAATCTTAGGATAAAGGTAAAACTAACTCTTGAGGAAGTTGCCAATGGCGTAGAGAAGAAAGTAAAAGTAAAAAGAAAGGTACAAGCACAAGGTGTTAATTATAAAACTTGCTCTACATGTAATGGTAGTGGTCAGGTAATGAAAATAACTAACACTATATTGGGTAGAATGCAAACAGCATCTACTTGCCATGTGTGTGGAGGTACTGGTCAAATTATAGAAAGCAAACCACCACAAGCCGATGCACAAGGTATGATTCTGCAAGATGATGCAGTGTCAATAAAAATACCAGCAGGAGTGACAGATGGTATGCAATTGAAAGTATCAGGTAAGGGTAATGATGCGCCAGGTGGTAATAGTATACCTGGAGACCTTATTGTAGCAATAGAAGAAGTAGAACATGATTCACTAAAGCGTGAGGGTGAAAATTTACATTTAGACCTTTATATAAGCTTTGCTGAAGCAGTATTAGGAACATCTAAAGAGATAGAAACTGTAGGCGGAAAAGTAAGGATAAAACTAGAAGATGGCATACAATCGGGCAAAATATTAAGGCTAAAAGGAAAGGGTATACCAAGTATAAATAGCTATGGTAGTGGTGACCTTTTGGTTCATGTTAACGTGTGGACTCCCAAAGCATTAAATAAAGAACAACGTCAGTTTTTCGAGAAATCACTTACAGACGAAAACTTTATTCCGCATCCTGAAAAATCGGATAAATCTTTTTTTGAAAAAGTTAAAGATATGTTTTCTTAA
- a CDS encoding DUF4442 domain-containing protein, with protein sequence MEFTPSKLNTFLFFKLPSAYWSGVRVKQITTRKCVVTVKHKWFNQNPFKSMYFAVQAMAAELTTGALVMYQIKKSGKKISMLVANNKGNFTKKATGRITFTCNDGHKLEEAIQKAIATGEGQTFWMTSIGVDEKGDQVSQMEFEWSIKAK encoded by the coding sequence ATGGAATTTACACCATCAAAATTAAATACATTTCTCTTTTTTAAACTTCCCTCGGCTTACTGGAGTGGGGTAAGGGTAAAGCAAATTACTACTAGAAAATGCGTTGTTACAGTAAAGCACAAGTGGTTTAATCAAAATCCTTTTAAATCAATGTATTTTGCAGTACAGGCTATGGCTGCCGAGCTTACTACAGGTGCACTCGTAATGTATCAAATAAAAAAAAGCGGAAAAAAAATATCGATGTTAGTAGCCAATAATAAAGGTAATTTTACTAAAAAAGCCACAGGGCGCATTACTTTTACTTGTAATGATGGTCACAAACTAGAAGAAGCCATACAAAAAGCAATTGCTACAGGTGAGGGGCAAACCTTTTGGATGACATCTATAGGTGTTGATGAGAAAGGCGACCAAGTATCGCAAATGGAATTTGAGTGGAGTATAAAAGCTAAATAG
- a CDS encoding TIGR01777 family oxidoreductase, giving the protein MRVLITGATGLVGTELVSLLLKNDIHINYLTTSKSKIQSKQEYQGYYWNPASGVIDDNCINDVDAIIHLAGASVAKRWTKAYRQEIVESRVLSTKILYDLLKKKENTVTHFIAASAIGIYPDSLDKVYSESDTEVDNSFLGRVVEKWEQAVGEITTLGIKVAKMRTGIVLSGKGGALIEMARPVKYGLGAALGSGKQMQSWIHIHDLVNMYMLVLEKELNGVYNAVAPYPVTNNELMKTIARVLDTPYFLPNVPKFMLQLILGKMHIILLSSQNVSAKKVISEGYQFEYLSLEKAVRQALKKD; this is encoded by the coding sequence ATGAGAGTTTTAATCACAGGAGCTACGGGACTTGTTGGTACCGAATTGGTATCACTGTTGCTTAAAAACGATATTCATATTAATTATCTTACTACTTCGAAAAGTAAAATTCAAAGTAAGCAAGAATACCAAGGCTATTACTGGAATCCTGCAAGCGGAGTTATAGATGATAATTGTATAAATGATGTAGATGCCATTATACATCTAGCTGGTGCTTCGGTTGCTAAACGATGGACTAAAGCATACAGACAGGAAATAGTAGAAAGCCGAGTGTTATCTACAAAAATTTTATATGATTTACTTAAAAAGAAAGAAAATACAGTAACTCACTTTATAGCGGCTTCTGCTATAGGTATATATCCAGATAGTTTAGATAAAGTTTACTCTGAATCGGATACTGAGGTCGATAATTCTTTTTTGGGTCGTGTAGTCGAAAAATGGGAACAAGCTGTAGGTGAAATAACAACATTAGGGATTAAAGTTGCCAAAATGCGAACAGGTATAGTGCTTTCGGGTAAAGGAGGTGCACTTATAGAAATGGCAAGACCTGTAAAATATGGGCTTGGTGCGGCACTTGGTAGCGGAAAACAAATGCAGTCATGGATACATATACACGATTTAGTAAATATGTACATGCTCGTGCTAGAAAAAGAGTTAAATGGTGTGTATAACGCTGTTGCGCCTTATCCTGTTACAAATAATGAGTTAATGAAAACTATTGCAAGAGTACTCGATACTCCTTACTTTTTGCCCAACGTGCCAAAATTTATGCTTCAGCTTATACTTGGTAAAATGCATATAATATTACTTAGCAGTCAGAATGTCAGCGCAAAAAAAGTAATAAGCGAAGGCTATCAATTCGAATATCTTTCTCTAGAAAAAGCAGTACGACAAGCTTTAAAAAAGGATTAA
- a CDS encoding nucleotide exchange factor GrpE, giving the protein MSQDNSESKEKESINENIAAENETVTENEAGIPSAEELTEEEKLREELAKEKDKFLRLFAEFENYKKRTSKERMELFKTANQEVLLALLPVMDDFDRALAEIAKSEDELLLKGVELIHNKFSDTLKSKGLEQVELKAGDNFDADFAEAITQIPAPSDKLKGKIVDVIEKGYKLGDKIIRFPKVVLGN; this is encoded by the coding sequence ATGAGCCAAGATAATTCTGAAAGCAAAGAGAAAGAAAGTATAAACGAAAATATAGCCGCAGAAAACGAAACAGTAACAGAAAACGAAGCGGGTATACCGTCGGCAGAGGAACTTACTGAGGAAGAGAAGTTGAGAGAAGAACTGGCTAAAGAGAAAGATAAGTTTTTACGCCTTTTTGCAGAATTTGAAAACTACAAAAAGAGAACCTCTAAAGAAAGAATGGAGTTGTTTAAAACAGCCAATCAGGAGGTGCTTTTAGCATTACTTCCTGTAATGGACGATTTTGATAGAGCGCTTGCAGAGATTGCAAAATCAGAAGATGAGTTATTGTTAAAAGGTGTAGAGTTGATACATAATAAATTTAGCGATACGCTTAAATCTAAAGGGTTAGAGCAAGTGGAGTTAAAAGCAGGCGACAATTTTGATGCTGATTTTGCTGAAGCTATAACACAAATACCAGCACCTTCGGATAAGTTAAAAGGGAAGATTGTAGATGTTATAGAAAAAGGATACAAACTTGGCGATAAAATAATACGTTTCCCTAAAGTAGTATTGGGTAACTAA